Part of the Chlamydiota bacterium genome, AAATTATGGCGCTGATATTTTAAGATTATGGGTTTCCTCGACTGATTTTTTTCAGGACATTCGAATTTCAGAAGCCATTTTGCGTCAAATTGCTGATACTTATCGAAAAATGAGAAATACCTTTCGATATTTATTAGGAAATTTATTTGACTATGACTCAAGGCAGCATCAAGTTAATTCTGATGAATTAAGCGAACTGGATCAATGGGTTTTAAGCCGCCTTTTTAATGTTCATGAGAAAGTCAGTCATGCTTATCAAAAATATGAATTTTGCAAAATTTATCATTTGATCGATCAATTCTGTATCATTGAACTGAGCGCTTTTTATTTTGACATTCTTAAAGATAGCCTCTATACTTTGCCGCCTAAATCAAAGAAACGAAAGGCTGCTCAATCGGTTCTCTTTGAAATTTTAAGGGTACTGAATGGCTTGCTCAGTCCCATTCTTGTTGTAAGTATGGAAGAAATTTGGCAGTCCGATGGTTTGTTAGGTGGACCCAACTCAAGCGTTCATCTAACAAACTGGCCAACGGTTGATCAAAAGTGGTATGATGAATTACTCGAAAAAAAATGGGAATTTATTCAAGAAATTCGGTCTGAAGTCCTCAAAGTTTTAGAGGACCAACGTAAGTCTAAAGTCATTGGAAGTTCGCTTGAGGCTCAAGTAGAGCTTGTGACAGATCGGGAAGATATTCTAGGCTGTTTTGAAAATTCCAACCTCGATCTTAAGGCTATTTTTATTGTTTCCCAAGCAAGTCTCAAGGGAATGATGGAACCTTGGCCTCAAGATTATCATTTAACGGGGATGAAAAGGTTAGGGATTAAAGTCAGTCGAGCCTCAGGCGAAAAATGCCAACGATGTTGGAATTATGCTGTCACTGTAGGTGAAAGTGAGGCGCATCCACTCATTTGTCACCGGTGCATTGAATCTGTCAGCGAGCATCTTAGAGGTTCAAAATGATTTTATGCGAAGGGGAAAAATATGTCAAAGAGTAAACCTGTAAAAGATAAATTAAAAAAATCCGTCATTCAAGAATACAAGAAAGTTCTCCTGAATGAGCTCGAAAGATTAACAAAAAATATTGACCATCTTAAAAGCGATCATCTTCAAAAATCTCAGAAGGATAGTACGGGAGAACTCTCGGGCTATTCAATTCATATTGCCGATATGAGTGGGGATGATTATGATCGAGGTGTTGCCTTGGGGATTTTTACTCAGGAACAGGAAATTCTTTATTTAATCCAGGAAGCCCTTAAACGGATCGATGATGGAACTTTTGGTATCTGCGAAGTTTGTGAAAAACCTATTTCTTCGAAGCGACTTGATGCAGTTCCTTATGCCACCTTATGCCTTCCATGCCAGACCGAACAGGAAAAAAAGAAAAAATCTTAAAATTGATATTCAGTTTTCTTGTTCTAATTATTTTCTTTATCGATCAGTGTTCAAAACACTTCATCGATGGGAATTTTTACCCTGGGACTTTCAAAGTCATTATTCCAAATTTTTTCAACATAACCCTCGCCCACAACTCAGGAAGTGCATTTGGCGCATTTCCCCATGCTAAGATTTTTCTTCTCATTATCAACCTTCTTTCAGTTATGATTTTAATGATTCTATATTGCAAAATTGCTCCCCTTAAATGGATGAAGAAAATTTCATTAAGTTTAATTCTAGGAGGAGCTTTTGGAAATTTGTTTGATCGAATTTTTCGAGGATATGTTGTAGATTTTTTTGATGTTTATATCCAATCGTATCACTGGTATACATTTAATGTTGCGGACAGTGCCATTACGGTAGGCGCTGTTTTTTTTGCTGTGTCTTTTTTGAAAGAGGAATATAAAAAAATAATATGAAATCCATTCTTTTTAAATTAGGCACAATAACCCTTTATTCCTATGGGGCTATGATGGCACTGGGTTTTTTTTTGGGAGTCATTGTCCTGAGACTTCGCTCCCAGAAAATGGGTATTCCACGTCAAAAAAGTTATGACCTTGGAATAGGAATGATGATAGGCGGGTTAATGGGAGCTCGTGTTTTCTACGTAGCTACTCACTGGCATACCTATTTTCATCATCCCTTAGAGATCATCATGATTCAAAAAGGGGGTCTTGCCTTTTATGGGGGCTTAATGGGAGGAATTCTAGCCATTAAAATTTTTTCTTATACTCAAAATTTTCCATTTCTAAAAATTGCAGATCTTGTGATTATTGCACTCGTGCCCGCTCATGCCATTGGACGCATAGGATGTTTTATGAATGGATGCTGTTTTGGTAGACCCACAAAAATGCCTTGGGCGGTCAACTTTCCACAAGGGAGTCTTCCAGCTCTTCATTATGGGCCTCATCATCTCATCCATCCGGTTCAACTTTATGAAGCATGGCTGCTGACATTTCTTTTTTGGTTTCTCTTATGGATCGATCAAAGAAAAACATTTGAAGGAGAAACTTTTATTTTTTATCTTATGCTCTATCCTGTTCTTCGATTTTCAATGGAATTTTTTAGAGGGGATAATCCTTTGATAGGAGCTTTAAGCATCTTCCAGTGGATGAGTCTTGGAACAGCAGGATTCGCACTCATTTATTTTTATCGATCGAAACGAGATGTCAGAAGAAATCATTAAGCATTTCAAAGTTGACCCCATTGATTCTGGAAAACGACTTGATTTATATCTGGTCGAAAAACTTCCTAAATTTTCTCGAACTCAAATTCAAGGAGCGATTAGAGAAAAAAAAGTAACCATCGATGGTGTCCCACGCAAGTCCCATACCTTCCTACATCCTGGACAATCCATCAAAATTCATATTCCTGTTCCAAAAATCATTCGCCTTCTTCCTGAAAATATTCCTTTAGAAGTCCTTTATGAGGATGAGAATATTCTTGTCATCAACAAGCAACCCGGTCTGGTGGTTCATCCTGCGCCTGGACATTTGGAGCACACTTTAGTAAATGCCATTCTCCACCATTGTCAAACCCTTGCAAAAACAGATAATCCGCTTAGGCCTGGGATTGTCCATCGATTAGACAAAGACACTTCGGGATGTTTATTGATTGCAAAACAAGAAGGAGGTTTAAGAAAACTCGGGGCCCAATTTGAAAAAAGAAAAGTCATGAAGCAATATCTTGCCCTTGTTTGGGGAGTCCTCAAAGGAGTCAAAGGGGAACTGCTCTTAGGGATTAGCCGCCATCCGACCGATCGAAAAAAAATGGCGGTGACTTTAACAGGTAAACAGGCTCATACCACTTTTGAAGTTGTTGAAAAATTTAAAAGGGCGACACTGATACGTGTCGTGCTTAAAACAGGTCGAACGCATCAAATTCGTGTTCATATGGCCCATTTGGGACACCCTGTTCTTGGAGATTCGGATTATGGAAAGAAAGGTCTGGAAGTTGCAAAAGAGTTAGGAATCACACGTCAGATGCTACACGCCGCTTTTTTGGAGATCATTCATCCTGAAAACAATCAACCCATTTCGTTTTCAGCGCCCATTCCCCAAGACATGAATGAAGCGATTCTGAAATTAAGAGCAGAAATCTAAACAACAATTCTCGATAGAACGAGATGACATTTTAATCCTTCACTTCGAGCTCCGGCATTCACTTTGAGAGAATCCACATGAATCATTGCTTGAGAATTTTTAAGCTCAAAAAGAAATTTTCCCAATCCCATTTGCTGAGCTTCAAACTCGATTTCGAGATAAACCTTTTTAATGGAATGATTATCTTGAGTCGATAAGGGTTTCATGTCAACCACTCGAACATCAGACTTTCGACTGAGGGCTTCGATTTCCGCCAAAAATCTTGATATTTCCTCCTGACTACTTCCCTCAACTTTTACAATTCCAACATATTGATTATAAGTATGTTCAATATGATCTTTGCTGTTAAAAATTTTTACATATTTCGCATAAATTAGACTTTGTTTTTGAATTTCTCCTCGAAGTGTTCGAAGTTTAGAAAAAAGAGGATCCAATACCATAAAATAAAGCGCCATTAAAACAATGATTAAACCTGCAAAAAGTGCTAGTTTCTTTTCGCGAATGCTTAATTTGTTAAGCATTTTCTGGCTCCTTCAAGTAACCATGAGATTTTGCTAGAATACATGCTAAGTGAAATTCGGCCGTCTCTTCTCTTTGTTCTGTTACCTGACGTGCATAACGCGTCTCAATTTTTTGAAAAAGAGGATTCTTTTGCAAAAGACTGGTGAGCTCAAAAACCTTTGCAAGGGTAGGGGCATAACCCCGTAAGGAAATTTTACTTCCATCATAAGTAATGGTTTTAAGATAAATTCCTTCTGTCATGTTTTGAAGGAGTGAAAGAATGAGATCCAGGCAATCTCCTCTATGTTCAATATGTTCTTTAAATAGAAGAATTTTTCCTCTTAAAACCTCGAGTTGACTTGCCGCAGGTTCTAGGGTCCTCGTTTTAGTTTTTAAACCATTCAAAAAATTTCTTTCTAGCCTGAGCTCATTCATGAAGACCCAGCAAAGGATTAAAAGGGCACTTCCGAGCAGAATAAACAACTTTCGTAATTCAATTTTATAAATAATGTTTTCAAATGATTTTCGAATATCGGACGGAAGAAGATCAAAAGGGGAGTCAGGTTTAGAACTCGCCAGCGCTAGCAAATGCGCCCAAGAAACCTGAGGAGAAAGATTCTCATCTTGAAGAATTTTTGCTTTTAAGGGGGTCTCGAAAGAACGCGTCTCAAACCCTAAGCGTTCCTTTAAATGGGTTTTTAATAAGGGTACTGTTTCAGTTCCCCCCGTTAATAGAACAGGAATTTTTTCTTTTTCCTCTTCATGATCAACCGGAAAAAGGGCAAAAGAGGCTTCGACCTCCCCCACAAAATCTGAAAGAGCTTCTGGTTTTGAAACCAGATCTTTAGTTCCTAGAGGAATACTTCTTGAAAAGTGAATTTTCCCCTCTTTTAAAAAAAGAATATTCGTTTGATGATAGTCCACTTCAAGAATTGCAGTCGGCTCTTTTATTTCAGGAAGGAGAGCATTCAAGGATTCTGAACCCATCCAAATATGCTGCGGGTGAATATTTGCCTTTGATAAAATAGAAATCAAATGCTCAATCGCTTTACGATGAATGACGGCCAGACGCACTAAGCTGGACTCGTTGGGAAGGGAACTTAAAAGTTCATAATCAAAAACAATTTCTGACCTGGGATGAGGAACAAGACGGGTGACCTGAAATTCAACCATCGAATTCATCTCTTCACGTTGAATGGATGGAAGAGCTAAATTTTTGACGGTGACCAAATTTCGGGGGAGCCCCAAAACAAAATCAAAATTTTTTCCTTTAAATTTTTTAATAACTTTTCGAATTTCCGCTGCAATCTCTTCATCCGACAAGCCTTTAATGGGGTGGAGGAAAGCCAATTCTAGATCTTTTTCCTCCCTTGAGCGAGCAATAATGATTTTGAGCAGCTCTTGATCAAGATAGATTGCGCAAAAAAACTTATTTTTCCAACCACCGCCGAATCTTGACATAATCTCCTTGAACATGCTCAACGATCGCAATCACCTTACGCCCCGATCGAAGACTCGCCAAAGGCATCCCGGTTGCCTCCACTCTAAAAAACTTAGATTTCACGCCTAAAAGTCCCTTCGAAACAAGATTGATAATTTGAGAAGTCTCCATAGAACTCAGAGGTTCAGCTTCAAAAAGAATACGGGCAATCGATCCTTCATCCTTAAAGGATCCATCATCCTCTGTCCCGGGAAGCTCATCCGGACCGTGACGAAATTCCATAAATTTTTCAATGAGGCTATCATCTAAACCGATCATTTCAAGAACCTCCCGAGAAGCTGTATTAACATTGACCTTTCCATCCCCATAAATGGTTACAAAATCGGCCCATTTTTCTAAGAGCTTGGGTGTTATATTTTTAATCAGGAGAAGCTCTGAGATATCCTCCATAGGACCATCTTTTGCTGGATAGGGAATATCTAAATCCTGATAATAATCCTTTTCAGCCCCCTTACGTTCAGGAGTTGGGTTGACATCTCGCCAATCAATGATCGCATCAACAATTTCTTCTGTGCTATCAGGTAATTCAAGCAAAACTTGCTTGGGTGCTGTATTAAGATTAATCTTTCTTTCTTCGTCGATTATACCAAAATAAGTTTGAAGTCCCAAATCCAAATCAATCTCGCTATAAGATAAACTAAATTTACCGTTTCCAACCATTTTTTCTTTAAACATGGAAGGAGAATTGGACCAACCTTGAGAAAGGGACTCATAGGAATCAAGATCTCGTGTGGCAAGTGCAAGCATGGCCCAATGAACTCCTGCTTCGGCAAGATATCGTCCAACCACTTGATCCATGCGATATCGAAGAACCTTTACCCGCAGCATGGTATAAAACGAGAGACTCGAGGCCATGAGGGTAAGAAGGGTAAGAATCCAAAGAGACAAAATCAAGATAGAACCTTGATTGCTATTCTTCTTCATGATCCTCATTTCCTTTTTCAGAAATCTCAGGCAATTCTCCTCCTGGTAAAACCACTGTTCTCACTAAAGGCTGACTCGAAAGGGCATGAATGATCATCACCCGAGGAACCACCTTTGGATTATTCCACTGAGATTTTGTAATTATTTTTTCTTCATGGGTGTCCCAATACCCATATTCAAAAGAAAGTGTTTTGAATACAGTCGTTAAGAGCTTGCCCGGGGGAGGGTCTTCCAAAAAAGATTTTTCAATAGGATATTCACTTAAATAAAGCCCCTTTTTTTGAGAGCCTTCATTCTCCTTTAAAAAGGAATAATGAACTTTGACCATCCGAAGCGAGGTCGAAGGGGGACTTTCTTCAATCAATCTCCTTAAGCCGCAAAAATAGATCTCATCTGCTTTTCCCATAAATTGAACCCATTGATGTATAAACGCATTTCGGATATCTTGGGTCATTTTATCAAGGATCAGTCGCTCTTCACTGAAGCGATCCTGTTCCATTTGAGAGCGTTTCCAGAGATGAACGCCTTGTGCCAAAATTGAATAAAGAACAACACCGACCACCGAGAATAAAGACACGGCCAGCAATAGCTCAATGAGGGTGAGTCCCTTGCGAATTCGTTCCCTACCGAGATGCCGAAGCATTATTTTCATCCTTTTCTTCTGTGTCTTCTTTTTTCTTAACGAGAATGGTGTCGAGCGAAAGGCCATGAACCATTCCTTTTGCCGCTTTTACTTCTAAAGAAACATTAAAATATTCCACCGTTTCCTCTTTTTCTTCACTTTCCATTTGAACATTATTCTTATGAATTTTTCTAATATGAGCCTGCCATGAGAAATCCGAATAAGGTTTATCAAATTTCTCTGAAGTTTCTCCTTCATCCAAATGAGGCTCAGCCTCGAGAAGAGACATTTTTTCCTCAGCCAGGGGAAGGAGAGCCAAATAATCTTTGGTCAACCGATCGACTTTAGCTGAATAGGCAAAGGCACGAATGGCTGCACTCACGGCAACGCTTAAAATAACCACGGATAAAAGAGCTTCAATGAGAAGCAGTCCTTGACTGTGTAAATTTCTTTTTTTTCTCATAGAAAATCTATTTACAATTGATAATGGATAATTGAGAATTGACAATAAAGGTAGAATAAATTAATTCATAAATTATCCATTTTCAATTTTTAATTATCAATTTCGTTTATTTTTCCTGCGGCAGAAATCTCTAAATTAAAATGATCTGATTGAGCATTTTCAAAACGCACCTCTATGCGCGTTGCAGATCCATCAGGATAAAAGTAAATTTCTCGCTCATAAGCCATAACCTTACAACCTTGAGGAATGATTTGAACTCGTCCTAAATTTCCATCGGAAGGTCCAAAAGGTTCCTCACCTCCCTCCATTTCTTTTAAAAGGGCAAAAGAGGGAGGATTTTCAAGAAAAACCATTTTGTAAGTTTTTGATTCTAGCATCGCTAATTCATGAGCTGTTTGGGCCAGACGTGAAAATTTATCTTTAAGGGTCATTAAACGAAACTGATCATAGGTAGATCTAAATCGGGGAACAGCCAAAGCAGCCAGAACAGCAATAATCAGGGTGACAATTAAAAGCTCAATCAGGGTGAAGCCTGATGGGAACGAAAAATGTCTTGTCTCATGAGAAACCATAGTATTTTTCTGTATATAAAAACGAACTAATTCAAAATCCAAAAATCAAAATGCAAAATGACATACTAAAATTCAAAATTTCTAATGCTATTGCAGGGGACACATTTTAAGTTTTACATTGTCATTTTGATTTTTAATATTTGATTTTTGGATTTTTAAGCTCCATGCCAATTAGAAATATCATCCTGAGTTCCTTCAGTGGCATCAGGCCCATTGGATGAAAGATCAAATCCCGAAGTATTATGCTCGCCGGGACATTTGTAAACATAGGGATGAGCCCAAGGATCTTTTGGAGTTTTCTTAAGATAAGGACCATTCCAATTAGACGCCCCTCCTGATGGTTTTTCAACAAGTCCCGCCAAACCCTGATCGGTGGTTGGATAAGCGCCGTTGTCTAATTCAAAAAGATCCAACGCTACACTTAAATTTGATTCAATATCAGCCCGAGTCGCTGTAATTTTTGCCTCTTGCGATCTTCCGACCAAACGGGGAACAGCCATAGCAGCCAAAATGCCAATGATTAAAATAACCAACATGATTTCAATTAATGTAAAGCCTGATGAATATTTTTTTTGCTTTTTATTTTGTGTCATCTCTTTCTCCATTTTTTTCTCACAACTCACGACTCACCCCTCACAACAGTTTTTAAAATCATCGAATCAAAAAATTAATTTGGAAAATGGGTAAAAGAATTGCAAAGGCCATCATTCCTACAATGCCTCCAATCACGAGAATCATGACAGGTTCTAAAAGGGAAGTGGCCAATTTCACATCTCGATCTAAAGCCCTTTCATAAGATTCTGCAATTCGTTTAAGCGCCTTGTCTAATTGACCACTCTCTTCACCAATGACAAGCATATTGATCAAATTAGATGGTAAAAATTTGCTTTTCTTTAAACGCTCCCTCATTCGTTCCCCGCGGCTAACCCCTAAACGAAGCGCGTGGATTTCTTCCCGAAAAATAATATTTCCAATGGTATCATGAACAATCTCCAGGGATTGAACAAAAGAAAGACCGTTCGATAAAAGCATATAAAGGGTGCGAGCAAATCGTGCAATTTCAGTATCACGATGAATCACACCCAAAAATGGTATTTTAATTTTCACTTGATCCCAAAAAATATGACCCTCTCGCTTTGCCCGATGCATTCTAAATCCTGCGACGAGAAGAGCTATCATCAAGGCAAGAACCCACCAATAAAAAATCATCCCGTGACTCACTGAAATGAGCGCCTGAGTTAAAAAGGGGAGATTTTGTCCCATGTCTTCGAATATTCCAGCCATTCTGGGAATGACCACGGTCAAAAGAACCCCAATGACAAAAAGTCCAACTGAACAGACGAATACAGGGTAAGCCAAAGCCGCCTTGACTTTTGAGCGAATCTCTTCCTGGGCTTCAGCAAAATCTGACAAGCGCATCAAAACTTGATCTAAAGCACCACTGGCTTCGCCTGATTTTACGAGATTGACAAAAAAGGGCGAGAAAATAGATGGAAAAACCTTTAGGGCATCAGAGAATTTCTGACCTCCGCGTACTGAAGCTATTAAAAAACCCAACATTTCTTTAAAGGTTTTACCGTAAACTCCTTCTTGAACCAATTCTAGAGCTTTAAGCAAGGTCACTCCCGAAGAGATGAGATCATAAAGTTGTTGAATAAACTGTGATATTTCTTTCTTCTTAATTTTAAGAGATTTTACCTTTTGTACAGGCCCATTCACTTCAATTTCCTTCTCAATATGAATAGGGAATAAGCCCTGTTTTTGCAAATGAGATACAACCCGATCTTCACTCTCTGTCTCAAGTACGCCGGTGACTGTCCCTTCACCGACTCCTTTTGCGACATATTTAAATTTTGGCATATAAAAAAGCTAACCCCCCAGATACCTTTTCCTTATCCAGTTTCATCCTGACTGACGCGAATCACTTCTTCAGGACTGGTCAAACCCAATTTAATTTTTTCCCACCCTTCTTGACGCAAGGTTCTCATCCCTTTTGACATGGCCATGGCTTTAATCTTATGGGAGGGAGCCTTTTTGACAATTAAGTCACGAATATCATCATCCAAAACTAAAAACTCATAGATAGCCGTTCGTCCCTTATACCCTGTAAATTTACATTTCTCGCATCCATTGCCGTCATAAATATCCGTTGAGAGGGCCTCTTCACCCATCTCAAGACGCAAAAGATCTTCCCGAGTCGCCTTAATTTTATGCTTACAGCTTTGGCAAATGAGGCGTACTAATCTTTGTGCAATAATACATTCAACAGAGGAGGCGGCCAAATAAGGTTCGACCCCCATATCAATTAAACGCGTGATGGCCCCTGAAGCATCATTGGTATGCAAAGTACTAAAAACAAGATGTCCTGTAAGAGCGACCCGAATCGTAATTTCAGCCGTTTCAAAATCACGAACCTCTCCCACCATCATTATATTGGGATCATGACGTAACATCGATCTCAAGCCCCGAGCAAAGGTAAGATCAATCTTCGGATGAACTTGAATTTGTGTAATGCCTTTCATTAAATATTCAACAGGGTCTTCAATGGTAATAATCTTTTTTTCATCATGATTCAGCCTAGAAAGACAGGCGTAAAGGGTCGTGGTTTTTCCGCTTCCCGTAGGCCCCGTAACAAAAATAATTCCATGAGGTTTTCGAATCATTTTTTCTAATGTCAATAAATCTTGAGAAAGGAGGCCTAAATTTTCAATATCCAAGAGAGTGGTCTGACTCGAAAGCAGGCGTATGTTGACGCTCTCACCATAAGGAGTCGGCAGAATCGAGACTCTCAAATCTAATTCCTCCTCATTCATTTTGACTTTAATTCTTCCATCTTGGGGGAGTCTGCGTTCAGCAATATCCAAATTAGCCATAATTTTAATTCGAGAAACAATGGAGGCATGAAAGTGCCGAATGGTGGGGGGCATGGATGCCCGATAAAGAACACCGTCAATCCGGTAACGAATTCTTAAATCATCGTCAAAGGGTTCAATATGAATATCTGTTGCACGATCTTTATAGGCTTCAAATAAAATCTGATTAACAAATTTAATAATGGAGGCATCTTCTCGTCCTTCTCCTTCTGAAATTTCCTCGGTTCGAATGGTTGGAGTTTCAATTTCAATAAAAGTGTTTGACTCATTAATCATTCTTTCAACGGTCTCGGCCCCAATCCCATAATATTTCTTTAACGCATCATGGATATCTTTCTCGCCCGCAAGCACAGGCTTCACATCACATTCAAGGGCCAATTTAATCTCATCGATCAACTCTAAATTTAAGGGATCATTCATGGCAATTAAAAGCTTACCGTTATCTAAAGAAACGGGGAGAAACTGATAGTGATGGGCAAATTTAGCAGCAACCTTTCCAATGATTTCTCGATCAATCGTCCGATGGGATAAGCGCTCACAGGGAATTTTTAAGAATTTTGAAAGAGGAGGCAGAATTTGGCTTTCGGAAAGAACTCCAAGCTTCACGATGACGCGATCTAAACGCTCATTCATTTTTGTGGCTTCTCGATGAGCGATGCGCAATTTTTCCTCATCGACAGCCTTCTCATCCAAAAGAAACTTTTCAAATGATTCGTTGTTAAAGCGAGCCATGAGGAATATCCTTTATTTATTTTTAATTATACAAGTTTTTTTACTGGGATTGAAAATTATTTTTCTTTTAGCTTGCTCGCCCTTTAAATCCCTCTTACAATGGACCCATTTTTAAGGAGGCATTGTGAAACAACGAAAAGCGCTTGTAACGGGAATCACGGGACAGGATGGATCTTACTTGGCAGAATTTCTTTTAAAAAAAGATTATAAGGTTTATGGTTTAATTCGTCGCAGCAGTACTCCTTCGATTGACCGAATTAAACATATCGACGACGACATTGAACTCGTTTCTGGAGATTTGATCGATCAAAACTCTCTCAATGCTATCTTAAGAGAGACGGATCCGGACGAAGTTTATAATTTGGCGGCACAATCTTTTGTTCCGACTTCATGGCAACAACCTCTTTTAACAGGAGAGGTCACAGCCCTCGGAGCTCTAAGAATTCTTGAAGCCGTTCGAATGACCCATCCGAAAATTCGGTTTTATCAAGCATCCTCAAGCGAAATGTTTGGACATGCCCAAGAGATTCCTCAAACTGAAAGAACTCCGTTTTACCCCAGAAGTCCCTATGGAGTCGCCAAACTTTATGCCCACTGGATTACCATTAACTATAGAGAAAGCTATAACCTTTTTGCATGTTCAGGCATTCTCTTTAATCATGAATCTCCAAGGAGAGGTCTTGAATTTGTCACAAGGAAAATCAGTTATGGCGTTGCTCTGATTAAGCGCCAAATCACACGAGAACTGCGTTTGGGGAATCTTGAGGCTAAACGAGACTGGGGGT contains:
- a CDS encoding TraR/DksA C4-type zinc finger protein; the protein is MSKSKPVKDKLKKSVIQEYKKVLLNELERLTKNIDHLKSDHLQKSQKDSTGELSGYSIHIADMSGDDYDRGVALGIFTQEQEILYLIQEALKRIDDGTFGICEVCEKPISSKRLDAVPYATLCLPCQTEQEKKKKS
- the lspA gene encoding signal peptidase II: MPDRTGKKEKILKLIFSFLVLIIFFIDQCSKHFIDGNFYPGTFKVIIPNFFNITLAHNSGSAFGAFPHAKIFLLIINLLSVMILMILYCKIAPLKWMKKISLSLILGGAFGNLFDRIFRGYVVDFFDVYIQSYHWYTFNVADSAITVGAVFFAVSFLKEEYKKII
- the lgt gene encoding prolipoprotein diacylglyceryl transferase codes for the protein MKSILFKLGTITLYSYGAMMALGFFLGVIVLRLRSQKMGIPRQKSYDLGIGMMIGGLMGARVFYVATHWHTYFHHPLEIIMIQKGGLAFYGGLMGGILAIKIFSYTQNFPFLKIADLVIIALVPAHAIGRIGCFMNGCCFGRPTKMPWAVNFPQGSLPALHYGPHHLIHPVQLYEAWLLTFLFWFLLWIDQRKTFEGETFIFYLMLYPVLRFSMEFFRGDNPLIGALSIFQWMSLGTAGFALIYFYRSKRDVRRNH
- a CDS encoding RluA family pseudouridine synthase, which codes for MSEEIIKHFKVDPIDSGKRLDLYLVEKLPKFSRTQIQGAIREKKVTIDGVPRKSHTFLHPGQSIKIHIPVPKIIRLLPENIPLEVLYEDENILVINKQPGLVVHPAPGHLEHTLVNAILHHCQTLAKTDNPLRPGIVHRLDKDTSGCLLIAKQEGGLRKLGAQFEKRKVMKQYLALVWGVLKGVKGELLLGISRHPTDRKKMAVTLTGKQAHTTFEVVEKFKRATLIRVVLKTGRTHQIRVHMAHLGHPVLGDSDYGKKGLEVAKELGITRQMLHAAFLEIIHPENNQPISFSAPIPQDMNEAILKLRAEI
- the pilM gene encoding pilus assembly protein PilM produces the protein MSRFGGGWKNKFFCAIYLDQELLKIIIARSREEKDLELAFLHPIKGLSDEEIAAEIRKVIKKFKGKNFDFVLGLPRNLVTVKNLALPSIQREEMNSMVEFQVTRLVPHPRSEIVFDYELLSSLPNESSLVRLAVIHRKAIEHLISILSKANIHPQHIWMGSESLNALLPEIKEPTAILEVDYHQTNILFLKEGKIHFSRSIPLGTKDLVSKPEALSDFVGEVEASFALFPVDHEEEKEKIPVLLTGGTETVPLLKTHLKERLGFETRSFETPLKAKILQDENLSPQVSWAHLLALASSKPDSPFDLLPSDIRKSFENIIYKIELRKLFILLGSALLILCWVFMNELRLERNFLNGLKTKTRTLEPAASQLEVLRGKILLFKEHIEHRGDCLDLILSLLQNMTEGIYLKTITYDGSKISLRGYAPTLAKVFELTSLLQKNPLFQKIETRYARQVTEQREETAEFHLACILAKSHGYLKEPENA
- a CDS encoding general secretion pathway protein GspK — translated: MKKNSNQGSILILSLWILTLLTLMASSLSFYTMLRVKVLRYRMDQVVGRYLAEAGVHWAMLALATRDLDSYESLSQGWSNSPSMFKEKMVGNGKFSLSYSEIDLDLGLQTYFGIIDEERKINLNTAPKQVLLELPDSTEEIVDAIIDWRDVNPTPERKGAEKDYYQDLDIPYPAKDGPMEDISELLLIKNITPKLLEKWADFVTIYGDGKVNVNTASREVLEMIGLDDSLIEKFMEFRHGPDELPGTEDDGSFKDEGSIARILFEAEPLSSMETSQIINLVSKGLLGVKSKFFRVEATGMPLASLRSGRKVIAIVEHVQGDYVKIRRWLEK
- a CDS encoding prepilin-type N-terminal cleavage/methylation domain-containing protein, whose translation is MKIMLRHLGRERIRKGLTLIELLLAVSLFSVVGVVLYSILAQGVHLWKRSQMEQDRFSEERLILDKMTQDIRNAFIHQWVQFMGKADEIYFCGLRRLIEESPPSTSLRMVKVHYSFLKENEGSQKKGLYLSEYPIEKSFLEDPPPGKLLTTVFKTLSFEYGYWDTHEEKIITKSQWNNPKVVPRVMIIHALSSQPLVRTVVLPGGELPEISEKGNEDHEEE
- a CDS encoding type II secretion system protein; this translates as MVSHETRHFSFPSGFTLIELLIVTLIIAVLAALAVPRFRSTYDQFRLMTLKDKFSRLAQTAHELAMLESKTYKMVFLENPPSFALLKEMEGGEEPFGPSDGNLGRVQIIPQGCKVMAYEREIYFYPDGSATRIEVRFENAQSDHFNLEISAAGKINEIDN
- the gspG gene encoding type II secretion system major pseudopilin GspG translates to MTQNKKQKKYSSGFTLIEIMLVILIIGILAAMAVPRLVGRSQEAKITATRADIESNLSVALDLFELDNGAYPTTDQGLAGLVEKPSGGASNWNGPYLKKTPKDPWAHPYVYKCPGEHNTSGFDLSSNGPDATEGTQDDISNWHGA
- a CDS encoding type II secretion system F family protein — its product is MPKFKYVAKGVGEGTVTGVLETESEDRVVSHLQKQGLFPIHIEKEIEVNGPVQKVKSLKIKKKEISQFIQQLYDLISSGVTLLKALELVQEGVYGKTFKEMLGFLIASVRGGQKFSDALKVFPSIFSPFFVNLVKSGEASGALDQVLMRLSDFAEAQEEIRSKVKAALAYPVFVCSVGLFVIGVLLTVVIPRMAGIFEDMGQNLPFLTQALISVSHGMIFYWWVLALMIALLVAGFRMHRAKREGHIFWDQVKIKIPFLGVIHRDTEIARFARTLYMLLSNGLSFVQSLEIVHDTIGNIIFREEIHALRLGVSRGERMRERLKKSKFLPSNLINMLVIGEESGQLDKALKRIAESYERALDRDVKLATSLLEPVMILVIGGIVGMMAFAILLPIFQINFLIR